The following proteins are encoded in a genomic region of Pikeienuella piscinae:
- a CDS encoding gamma carbonic anhydrase family protein — protein MTPHIGPDVKGAERAAFIHPTALLHGRVTLSDGVSVWPYVVTRAEMHEIRIGARTNLQDHVMVHVGYSTPTIIGADCSITHRVVLHGCEIGDRCLIGIGATVMDSAKIGANSIVAGHAIVSEGAEFPENSIIAGVPAKLVKTRDNRAANLMNARFYHINALNYAQGIERFSAADLKKIAG, from the coding sequence ATGACCCCGCATATCGGCCCCGACGTGAAGGGCGCGGAGCGTGCGGCGTTCATCCATCCGACCGCGCTCCTGCACGGGCGAGTGACGCTTTCGGACGGGGTCTCCGTCTGGCCCTATGTGGTGACGCGGGCGGAAATGCATGAGATCAGGATCGGCGCCCGCACCAATCTCCAGGATCACGTCATGGTCCATGTCGGGTATTCCACCCCGACGATCATCGGCGCGGATTGCTCGATCACTCACCGGGTCGTTCTCCATGGCTGCGAGATCGGCGACCGGTGCCTGATCGGTATCGGGGCGACGGTGATGGATAGCGCGAAGATCGGCGCCAACTCCATCGTGGCCGGCCACGCGATCGTTTCGGAAGGCGCCGAATTTCCGGAAAACTCGATCATCGCCGGGGTGCCCGCGAAACTGGTGAAGACTCGCGATAACAGGGCGGCGAACCTGATGAACGCGCGTTTCTATCACATCAACGCGCTGAACTACGCGCAGGGAATCGAGCGTTTCTCGGCGGCGGATCTGAAGAAGATAGCGGGGTAG
- a CDS encoding RibD family protein: MNLLATNPTAPLTPLAIEGPVVVAQLGQSLDGRIATATGASKYISGFEALRHLHRLRAEVDAVLVGVGTLIADDPALTVRHVDGRHPTRVVIDPDGRAPETARIMGDGAADVICVTRPGAAVPRGARGIALNTGADGRFAPAAIIAALRDDGLDRLLVEGGADTLAGFIDAGAVDLLHVLVAPIILGSGKAGFSLQPIDQLDEAIRPPTTVHLFNDGDVLFTCDLRKREARGASLATEGPVRPNTGERSR; encoded by the coding sequence ATGAACCTGCTCGCAACGAATCCGACCGCGCCGCTCACGCCGCTCGCTATAGAGGGGCCGGTTGTCGTAGCGCAACTCGGTCAATCACTCGATGGGCGGATCGCGACTGCGACCGGCGCCTCGAAATACATCTCGGGGTTCGAGGCGCTGAGACATCTTCATCGGCTCCGCGCAGAGGTCGACGCGGTTCTGGTCGGCGTCGGCACGCTGATCGCGGACGATCCCGCGCTGACCGTTCGCCACGTCGATGGCCGCCATCCGACGCGCGTGGTGATCGACCCGGACGGCCGGGCGCCTGAGACGGCGCGGATCATGGGCGACGGCGCTGCGGACGTGATCTGCGTCACTCGCCCCGGCGCGGCGGTCCCGCGCGGCGCGCGGGGTATCGCGCTCAACACTGGCGCCGACGGGCGTTTCGCCCCGGCGGCGATCATCGCCGCGCTGCGCGACGACGGTCTTGATCGTTTGCTGGTCGAAGGGGGCGCGGATACTCTGGCGGGGTTCATCGACGCTGGCGCGGTCGACCTTCTCCACGTTCTTGTCGCGCCGATTATCCTTGGTTCGGGCAAGGCGGGGTTTTCGCTTCAGCCGATCGACCAGTTAGACGAAGCGATCCGACCGCCGACCACCGTGCACCTCTTCAACGATGGCGACGTGCTCTTCACATGCGATCTGAGAAAGCGAGAGGCGAGGGGAGCCTCGCTCGCGACTGAAGGGCCTGTGCGCCCGAACACCGGTGAACGGAGCCGCTGA
- a CDS encoding CaiB/BaiF CoA transferase family protein: MTDLDRDFRDGPLTGLKVLDLSRILAGPTAAQLLGDLGADVIKIERPGRGDDTRGWGPPFVKDADGNDTRESAYYLCANRNKRSVAVDMANPAGAALLADIAARSDVVIENFKVGDLKRRGLDYETLAARNPGLVYCSITGFGQTGPYAPRAGYDFLIQGMGGIMSVTGDAEGQPTKVGVGIADVMTGMYAVTSILSALRVRDATGRGQQIDLALFDTQISWLINQGLDYLTAGTTPVRRGNAHPTVVPYETFPASDGWFIIAVGNDGQFAKFAAAAGREELSADPRFATNPARVVNHDALIEIMREITRTRTMAEWMTLLTGVGVPVGPVNTIPDAINDPHALERGSRVRQDHPVAGKGYVETLGNPAKLSATPVTYRRPPPMVGQHTDEVLAELGFDVAALRDKGAVG; encoded by the coding sequence ATGACGGATCTGGACAGGGATTTTCGGGACGGGCCGCTGACCGGTCTCAAAGTGCTGGACCTCAGTCGTATCCTCGCCGGGCCGACAGCGGCGCAATTGCTTGGCGACCTCGGCGCCGACGTGATCAAGATCGAGCGGCCGGGCAGGGGGGACGACACGCGCGGCTGGGGACCGCCCTTCGTAAAGGACGCGGATGGGAACGATACGCGCGAGAGCGCCTATTATCTCTGCGCCAACCGCAACAAGCGGTCCGTGGCCGTCGATATGGCGAACCCCGCGGGCGCAGCGCTGCTCGCGGATATCGCCGCGCGCTCCGATGTCGTGATTGAGAATTTCAAGGTCGGCGACCTGAAACGCCGGGGGCTGGACTACGAAACCCTCGCCGCGCGCAATCCCGGTCTCGTCTATTGCTCGATCACCGGATTCGGGCAGACCGGCCCCTACGCGCCGCGCGCCGGCTATGATTTCCTTATCCAGGGCATGGGCGGCATCATGTCGGTGACGGGGGACGCGGAAGGTCAACCGACCAAGGTCGGCGTCGGCATCGCCGACGTGATGACGGGTATGTACGCGGTGACGTCGATCCTTTCCGCGCTCAGGGTGCGGGATGCGACCGGGCGGGGCCAGCAGATCGACCTCGCGCTTTTCGATACGCAGATTTCCTGGCTGATCAACCAGGGGCTCGACTATCTGACGGCGGGGACGACGCCCGTCCGGCGCGGCAACGCCCATCCGACCGTTGTGCCTTATGAGACGTTCCCCGCCTCCGACGGCTGGTTCATCATCGCCGTGGGCAATGACGGGCAGTTCGCCAAATTCGCCGCCGCCGCCGGGCGAGAGGAGCTTTCGGCCGATCCGCGCTTCGCCACCAACCCCGCCCGCGTCGTCAACCATGACGCGCTGATCGAGATCATGCGCGAGATCACCCGGACGCGAACGATGGCGGAATGGATGACGCTGTTGACCGGTGTCGGCGTGCCGGTCGGGCCGGTGAATACGATCCCCGACGCGATCAACGATCCGCATGCGCTGGAGCGGGGCTCGCGCGTCCGTCAGGACCACCCGGTCGCGGGCAAGGGCTATGTTGAGACGCTCGGCAATCCCGCCAAGCTTTCCGCCACGCCGGTAACCTATCGCCGTCCGCCACCTATGGTCGGCCAGCACACCGATGAGGTGCTGGCGGAACTCGGCTTCGATGTCGCGGCGTTGCGTGACAAGGGCGCGGTCGGATGA
- a CDS encoding molybdopterin-dependent oxidoreductase translates to MNEKPRLPPGQGLIRRPENWPILGETGPRDDDTPWAIRVTGAVERPLEIPLEELMRRPRKDVVLDIHCVTRWSKYDRSFSGFPLMKLIEEAGPKPEARFVRFISRSERAHDTSLTLPLCEELQPLITFDAEGEPLEEVHGGPVRIVTPGRYFYKSVKWLEEIELREENKLGYWEAGPGYHDNADPWAEERFITGNIPPDLRERMIERKSLGKRDLLGVDFSGEALGGLDAAKAVIRNCRFVGAKLRSADFREAMVSGGSFEEADMVDADFRDANCNGTSFVGADLRSVDFSGAQVFGARFVDEDGGRGAIVDAQTLLSPEQLASLTDANRRYLEAALAAAP, encoded by the coding sequence ATGAACGAGAAACCCCGCCTACCGCCCGGACAGGGCCTTATCCGCCGGCCGGAGAACTGGCCGATTCTCGGCGAGACCGGGCCGCGCGACGACGACACGCCATGGGCGATCCGGGTCACCGGCGCCGTCGAGCGACCGCTGGAGATCCCGCTGGAGGAACTGATGAGGCGCCCGCGAAAGGACGTCGTTCTCGACATTCACTGCGTCACGCGCTGGTCGAAATACGATCGCAGCTTTTCGGGCTTTCCGCTGATGAAGCTGATCGAGGAAGCGGGGCCGAAGCCGGAGGCGCGCTTCGTGCGCTTCATTTCGCGATCGGAGCGCGCGCACGACACCTCGCTCACATTGCCGCTATGCGAGGAGCTGCAACCCCTCATCACTTTCGACGCCGAGGGCGAGCCGCTCGAGGAGGTCCATGGCGGGCCGGTGCGGATCGTGACGCCGGGACGCTATTTCTACAAATCCGTAAAATGGTTGGAAGAGATCGAACTGCGGGAGGAGAACAAGCTCGGCTATTGGGAGGCGGGACCAGGCTATCACGACAACGCGGATCCCTGGGCGGAAGAGCGCTTCATCACCGGCAATATCCCGCCCGACCTCCGCGAGCGCATGATCGAGCGCAAATCGCTTGGCAAGCGCGATCTGCTCGGCGTCGATTTTTCCGGCGAGGCGCTCGGCGGCCTCGACGCGGCGAAGGCGGTGATCCGGAACTGTCGCTTTGTCGGCGCAAAGCTCCGCTCGGCGGATTTCCGCGAGGCGATGGTCTCGGGCGGCAGCTTCGAGGAGGCGGACATGGTGGACGCGGATTTCCGCGACGCCAACTGCAACGGGACGAGCTTCGTCGGCGCCGATCTGCGCTCGGTCGACTTCTCGGGCGCGCAGGTCTTCGGCGCGCGCTTCGTGGACGAGGATGGCGGACGCGGCGCGATCGTCGACGCGCAGACGCTTCTCTCGCCCGAACAGCTCGCCAGCCTGACCGACGCGAATCGCAGGTATCTCGAAGCGGCGCTCGCAGCGGCCCCCTGA
- a CDS encoding YeeE/YedE family protein has product MHRTPLVVALLALALIATFAFREKGAAFAIAALIGGGAGFALYHASFGFTAAWRQAVRERRGGGLRAQMLLIGLTCLVAFPLLAWGGLIGLEARGYILPMGVSSAIGAFAFGIGMQLAGGCASGTLFTTGGGSVRMALVLVFFIAGSFFATMHWAFWTAPATPDAHPALAIAKSVLTARLNDNRGVSLIAEFGALGAMALTGAALAAIALISAIVERRAHGALAPSRTTKDLLRGPWSPRLGAVALALVGIGALLSLGQPWGVTSGFALWGAKIALALDFDVIASPYWSGWRVGQLQQSAFANGVSVMNFGIIAGAMAAAALAGKWAPAFTLSTRDIVTAIIGGLMMGYGARLAYGCNIGAYLGGLVSGSLHGWWWLIWGFAGSCVGTGLRARLSIDSPLAPGHA; this is encoded by the coding sequence ATGCACCGAACGCCCCTTGTCGTGGCGCTGCTCGCCCTTGCCCTGATCGCGACATTCGCCTTTCGCGAGAAGGGCGCCGCATTCGCGATCGCGGCGTTGATCGGCGGCGGCGCCGGCTTCGCGCTCTATCACGCCAGTTTCGGCTTCACGGCGGCATGGCGTCAGGCGGTGCGGGAGCGACGCGGCGGCGGGCTTCGCGCGCAAATGCTGCTGATCGGCCTCACCTGCCTCGTCGCCTTTCCGTTGCTCGCCTGGGGCGGGCTGATCGGGCTGGAGGCGCGTGGGTATATCCTGCCGATGGGCGTTTCCTCCGCCATCGGGGCTTTCGCTTTCGGGATCGGAATGCAGCTTGCCGGCGGCTGCGCCTCGGGCACGCTGTTCACCACTGGCGGCGGCTCCGTGCGGATGGCGCTCGTTCTCGTCTTCTTCATCGCCGGATCGTTTTTCGCCACAATGCACTGGGCGTTCTGGACTGCGCCGGCGACGCCCGACGCGCACCCCGCGCTCGCCATCGCGAAATCCGTGCTCACAGCGCGGCTGAACGACAATCGCGGCGTCTCGCTGATCGCGGAGTTTGGCGCGCTGGGCGCGATGGCGCTGACCGGCGCGGCGCTCGCCGCCATTGCGCTCATCTCCGCCATCGTCGAGCGACGCGCGCATGGCGCGCTGGCGCCCTCGCGGACGACGAAGGACCTTCTTCGCGGCCCGTGGTCGCCGCGCCTCGGCGCCGTCGCCCTGGCGCTGGTCGGCATCGGCGCGCTGCTCTCCCTCGGCCAGCCTTGGGGCGTCACCTCCGGATTCGCACTCTGGGGCGCGAAGATCGCGCTCGCGCTCGATTTCGACGTCATCGCTTCACCCTATTGGTCCGGCTGGCGGGTCGGGCAGTTACAGCAATCAGCCTTCGCCAACGGCGTATCGGTGATGAATTTCGGGATTATTGCGGGGGCGATGGCGGCGGCGGCCTTGGCCGGGAAATGGGCGCCGGCCTTCACGCTTTCCACGCGCGATATCGTCACCGCGATCATCGGCGGGTTGATGATGGGCTATGGCGCGCGTCTCGCATATGGTTGCAATATCGGCGCGTATCTCGGCGGGCTGGTCTCGGGCTCGCTCCACGGCTGGTGGTGGCTCATCTGGGGCTTCGCCGGCTCATGCGTCGGAACCGGACTTCGGGCGCGGCTGTCGATCGACTCGCCGCTCGCACCCGGACACGCATAG
- the guaD gene encoding guanine deaminase gives MESETLLLGQTISFNADPFDAPPDDALVWRRRGGVLVRAGRIEAVAEAAALIDAHPHAARVNCGDHILAAGFVDCHNHYSQTRIVASWGERLIDWLNRYTFPEEMRFADPAHAAAVASDYLDLLTANGTTAAATYCTIHPESVDALFSAAEARGMAITAGKVMMDRNAPAGLCDDAQSGFDQSKALIDRWSGRGRLAYAVTPRFAPTSSETQLAAAGALWAEHPDLSMQTHLSEQVEEIDWVRQLFPDDEDYLAVYQRHGLCGPGAIMGHSIHLTARETAALAETGAAVAHCPTSNTFIGSGLCDVAGLKAAGVEVGLATDTGGGSSFSMLATMKAAYEVAQLRGRALHPAQLFWLATAGSARAMRRPAIGRLAPGAAADIIALDPAATPVLAQRTARAKDIFDILFALVILGDDRAISETWIAGHPTKGCYA, from the coding sequence ATGGAAAGCGAGACGCTGCTTCTCGGACAGACAATCAGCTTCAACGCCGATCCTTTCGACGCGCCGCCCGATGATGCGCTCGTCTGGCGGCGGCGCGGCGGCGTTCTTGTGCGCGCCGGGCGGATCGAGGCGGTGGCGGAAGCGGCGGCGCTGATCGACGCGCATCCCCATGCGGCGCGCGTAAACTGCGGCGATCACATCCTCGCCGCCGGGTTCGTCGATTGCCACAACCACTATTCGCAGACCCGGATCGTCGCGAGTTGGGGCGAGCGCCTGATCGATTGGCTGAACCGCTACACCTTTCCCGAGGAGATGCGATTCGCCGATCCGGCCCACGCCGCGGCCGTCGCCTCAGACTATCTCGATCTGCTGACCGCCAACGGGACAACCGCCGCCGCGACCTATTGCACGATCCATCCCGAAAGCGTCGACGCGCTCTTTTCCGCCGCCGAGGCGCGCGGCATGGCGATCACCGCCGGCAAGGTGATGATGGACCGGAACGCGCCCGCGGGGCTTTGCGACGATGCGCAATCCGGCTTCGATCAGTCGAAGGCGCTGATCGACCGCTGGTCCGGGCGCGGCAGACTGGCCTACGCCGTCACGCCGCGTTTCGCACCGACATCGAGCGAAACGCAACTCGCGGCCGCGGGCGCGCTATGGGCGGAGCATCCGGATCTGTCGATGCAGACCCATCTTTCCGAACAGGTGGAGGAGATCGACTGGGTGCGCCAGCTGTTTCCGGATGATGAGGATTATCTGGCCGTCTATCAGCGACACGGTCTTTGCGGGCCGGGTGCGATCATGGGGCATTCGATCCATCTGACGGCGCGCGAAACGGCGGCGCTGGCCGAAACCGGGGCCGCCGTGGCGCATTGTCCGACATCGAACACGTTCATCGGTTCCGGCCTTTGCGACGTCGCCGGACTGAAGGCGGCGGGGGTCGAGGTCGGCCTCGCGACGGATACCGGCGGCGGCTCGTCATTCTCGATGCTGGCGACGATGAAGGCGGCGTATGAGGTGGCGCAGCTTCGCGGCCGCGCGCTGCATCCGGCGCAGCTCTTCTGGCTGGCGACCGCGGGTTCGGCGCGGGCGATGCGCCGGCCGGCGATCGGCCGGCTCGCCCCGGGCGCCGCGGCGGACATCATCGCGCTCGATCCCGCGGCGACGCCCGTGCTGGCGCAGCGAACGGCGCGGGCCAAAGATATTTTTGACATCCTCTTCGCGCTGGTCATCCTTGGCGACGACCGCGCAATCTCCGAGACATGGATCGCAGGTCACCCTACGAAAGGCTGCTACGCATGA
- a CDS encoding DUF302 domain-containing protein translates to MRILLIASALFATAAVSSPVERDGWVVMETRYSYQELIDRVKSAARANKMGVVTEAGPTEAAAARGVTIPGNRVIGVYNNIFAVRMLEASESAMIEAPIRFYVTEQEDGTATLSYKTPSFIFSHYALESPEVMRIALDLDPIFESIAKTAAE, encoded by the coding sequence ATGCGCATACTTCTGATCGCCTCCGCGCTATTCGCAACCGCCGCCGTCTCCAGTCCTGTAGAGCGCGACGGCTGGGTCGTCATGGAGACCCGCTACTCCTATCAGGAGCTTATTGATCGGGTAAAATCCGCCGCAAGGGCCAACAAAATGGGCGTCGTCACCGAAGCCGGCCCGACCGAGGCCGCCGCCGCCCGCGGCGTCACGATTCCGGGGAACCGGGTGATCGGCGTCTACAATAATATTTTTGCAGTAAGGATGCTCGAAGCGTCGGAATCCGCGATGATCGAAGCCCCGATCCGGTTCTATGTCACGGAACAGGAGGATGGGACCGCTACGCTGAGCTACAAGACGCCGAGCTTCATCTTCTCGCATTACGCGCTGGAAAGCCCGGAGGTGATGAGAATCGCGCTCGACCTCGACCCGATCTTCGAATCCATCGCAAAGACGGCGGCGGAATGA
- a CDS encoding DMT family transporter, whose product MRDPSLTIGLLSALGVIAIWSGFIVISRAGVTSGLTPHDVAAVRFMVSGAIILPFLRKWWPLHLPLGAQIVLALSGPGALYSLLLYEGLSNASAAFGGVFANGSIPIFTMLLMFVLAGERPGRWRLFAVTIIIVGGALLGFGGAMSGGDDMIVGAALFLTASAVLSVYLVGVRLWSVTPRQALAVVTGPSALLYLPLWWLALPSTMGTAAPSMIALQALYQGLGPGVLAVVLFALTARHLGPTPTAGVSATVPATAALLAVPVLGEIPTAPEWVGIAVVTAGLYLLLRRA is encoded by the coding sequence GTGCGCGACCCAAGCCTGACGATCGGATTGTTGAGCGCCCTGGGCGTCATTGCGATCTGGTCGGGCTTCATCGTCATTTCGCGCGCCGGCGTCACCTCCGGCCTTACGCCTCATGACGTTGCGGCGGTGCGCTTCATGGTTTCGGGTGCGATTATCCTGCCATTCCTGCGCAAATGGTGGCCGCTCCATCTGCCGCTTGGCGCGCAGATCGTGCTGGCGTTGTCGGGACCGGGCGCGCTTTATTCGCTGTTGCTTTACGAGGGCCTTTCGAACGCCTCCGCGGCGTTCGGCGGCGTGTTCGCCAACGGTTCGATCCCCATTTTCACAATGCTGCTGATGTTTGTGCTTGCAGGTGAGCGGCCGGGGCGCTGGCGGCTGTTCGCGGTGACGATCATCATCGTCGGCGGCGCGCTCCTCGGTTTCGGTGGGGCGATGAGTGGCGGCGACGACATGATAGTCGGCGCCGCGCTCTTTCTGACCGCGTCGGCGGTCCTCTCCGTCTACCTTGTCGGCGTCCGGCTCTGGAGCGTCACGCCGCGCCAGGCGTTGGCGGTGGTCACCGGGCCAAGCGCGCTGCTCTACCTGCCGCTCTGGTGGCTGGCGCTGCCATCGACAATGGGGACGGCCGCGCCGTCCATGATCGCTCTTCAGGCGCTGTATCAGGGCCTGGGGCCGGGGGTCCTCGCCGTCGTCCTTTTCGCGCTGACGGCGCGCCATCTCGGCCCGACGCCAACGGCCGGCGTCTCCGCCACCGTGCCGGCTACGGCCGCTCTTCTCGCGGTGCCGGTGCTTGGCGAGATTCCGACAGCGCCGGAATGGGTCGGAATCGCGGTGGTCACGGCAGGGCTATATCTGCTGCTCCGGCGCGCCTAG
- a CDS encoding OpgC family protein produces MTADGRRPRDLRLDFFRGLAMFIILLAHTPGNTWTLWIPARFGFSDATEIFVFCSGMASALAFGAVFAERSWALGAARVAYRVWQVYWAHIGVFFATALLMVMLDRTGLGPEGAVYADWWPVSGLFHHTKVALVGLFTLTYVPGLFDILPMYLVILAMIPVVMLAHRFGGTYAVFGVVTALWFAAQLALWRRALDGAETHMLGEGLAALGGAFSFLALPSNPWGDGTWFFNPFGWQLVFFTGFALVMKWLPTPPVKRGLVIAAIVYLAFSLPFAWFKIYGDGYLPADWALRIRISEARDFMSPLIEKSGIGPLRYLHFLALAYLSWAAVGPGGVRLTTGWSPPPAVRGLALIGALAVLAILTAPYAYVDEIRAISPSLDAWLLARLQGLGLVAHPMRIGLLQIAHLVALLMLAWAAIGAERRKWLARDGFLALVPVIRKVGTQSLAVFMVSIPLSRFNGWWLDVIGKDVWTRGLVNLTGFAVLIATAYLVGWFKAQPWRQRQIPRAPESSSGPVANPTPAE; encoded by the coding sequence ATGACCGCGGACGGCAGGAGGCCGCGAGACCTGCGGCTGGATTTCTTTCGCGGACTCGCGATGTTCATCATTCTGCTTGCGCATACCCCGGGCAATACTTGGACCCTGTGGATTCCGGCGCGCTTCGGCTTCTCTGATGCGACCGAGATCTTCGTCTTCTGCTCGGGGATGGCGTCCGCGCTCGCTTTCGGGGCGGTTTTCGCCGAGCGAAGCTGGGCGCTTGGCGCGGCGCGCGTCGCTTACAGGGTCTGGCAGGTCTATTGGGCGCATATTGGCGTATTCTTCGCGACCGCGCTGCTGATGGTGATGCTGGATCGAACGGGACTCGGGCCTGAGGGCGCCGTCTATGCCGATTGGTGGCCGGTTTCGGGCCTGTTTCACCATACGAAGGTCGCGTTGGTCGGGCTGTTCACGCTCACCTATGTGCCGGGTCTCTTCGATATCCTTCCGATGTATCTCGTGATCCTCGCGATGATCCCGGTCGTCATGCTGGCGCACCGGTTCGGCGGGACATATGCGGTGTTCGGCGTCGTCACGGCGCTGTGGTTTGCGGCGCAACTCGCGCTCTGGCGGCGCGCCCTCGACGGCGCGGAGACGCATATGCTGGGCGAGGGGCTGGCTGCGCTTGGCGGCGCCTTCTCCTTCCTTGCGCTGCCGTCCAATCCCTGGGGTGATGGAACCTGGTTTTTCAATCCATTCGGCTGGCAACTGGTGTTTTTCACTGGATTCGCCCTCGTCATGAAGTGGTTGCCGACGCCGCCGGTGAAGCGCGGTCTGGTCATCGCGGCGATCGTCTATCTTGCGTTCAGCCTGCCTTTCGCCTGGTTCAAGATCTATGGCGACGGTTATCTGCCAGCAGACTGGGCCCTGCGAATCCGGATCTCCGAAGCGCGCGATTTCATGTCGCCGCTGATCGAAAAATCCGGCATCGGACCGTTGCGCTACCTGCATTTCCTTGCGCTCGCCTATCTCTCCTGGGCGGCGGTCGGGCCAGGCGGCGTGCGGCTCACGACGGGGTGGTCTCCGCCGCCGGCGGTGCGGGGACTAGCTCTCATCGGTGCGCTGGCGGTCCTGGCGATTCTGACCGCGCCCTACGCATATGTCGATGAGATCCGCGCAATTTCGCCTTCGCTCGACGCCTGGTTGCTTGCGCGACTGCAGGGGCTCGGCCTCGTCGCGCATCCGATGCGGATCGGCTTGCTGCAGATCGCGCATCTCGTCGCGTTGCTGATGCTCGCCTGGGCGGCGATCGGGGCTGAGCGACGGAAATGGCTGGCGCGTGACGGGTTCCTCGCCCTGGTGCCGGTGATCCGCAAGGTGGGCACCCAGTCTTTGGCGGTTTTCATGGTGTCGATCCCGCTCAGCCGGTTCAACGGCTGGTGGCTTGACGTGATCGGCAAAGATGTCTGGACCCGCGGGCTGGTCAATCTGACCGGATTTGCGGTGCTGATCGCAACGGCCTATCTCGTCGGCTGGTTCAAGGCGCAGCCTTGGCGACAGCGACAGATCCCACGCGCGCCGGAATCTTCTTCCGGGCCCGTGGCGAACCCGACTCCGGCGGAATAG
- a CDS encoding cytochrome b, translated as MPRYSRVQRWLHWVIAALTLAALAAGVTLGNLGFEGMVDAVGLDATNLIFKYHKTLGILIFVAMAVRLVSRLHYGKPAYDPPLTGLERRLSAAAHGLLYAGLLVMPVLGWTATAASDFPVEFFNWRLPGLIGVDKPLGETLYALHGLVGNFLIALVALHIAAALRHAIIKRDGVLSRMI; from the coding sequence ATGCCGCGATATTCGCGCGTTCAACGATGGCTGCACTGGGTGATCGCCGCCTTGACGCTGGCCGCTCTCGCGGCGGGGGTGACGCTCGGCAATCTTGGATTTGAAGGGATGGTGGACGCCGTCGGACTGGACGCGACGAACCTCATCTTCAAGTATCATAAGACGCTCGGCATCCTGATTTTTGTCGCGATGGCGGTTCGGCTCGTTTCCCGGCTTCATTATGGAAAGCCAGCTTATGACCCGCCTTTGACGGGATTGGAGCGTCGTTTGAGCGCGGCGGCGCATGGCCTTCTATACGCCGGGCTCCTCGTCATGCCGGTTCTCGGCTGGACGGCGACGGCGGCGAGCGATTTTCCGGTCGAATTCTTCAACTGGCGCCTTCCCGGGCTGATCGGCGTCGACAAGCCGCTCGGCGAGACGCTCTACGCGTTGCACGGGCTTGTGGGGAATTTCCTTATCGCCCTCGTCGCGCTGCATATCGCGGCGGCGCTGAGACATGCGATCATCAAGCGCGACGGCGTCCTTTCCCGCATGATTTAG